From a single Bryobacter aggregatus MPL3 genomic region:
- the xerC gene encoding site-specific tyrosine recombinase XerC: MARVRKPRKPAEQPTTLLAVLMEKHLEDLRLKNYSEYTIKGRRVHIGFFLEWVADRGITEPVEVTRTVLEAYQRYVFHYRKKNGQPLGFNAQHDRLVPLRVWFRWMARNHHILHNPASELELPRLAQRLPKAVLSAAEVEQIMLQTDIHDPLGLRDRAILETFYSTGIRRLELAQLKLWDLDLERSTMTIRQGKGKKDRMIPFGDRAAAWVRKYLDESRTQLVSEPDEHFVFLSNSGEPFALDYLTELVSMYVKAAQINKQGSCHMFRHTMATLMLEGGADTRFIQAMLGHADLKTTQIYTHVAIRQLQEIHRATHPAKLTKDRPTTKSASPDAADVFAALDDENDEDPEV; encoded by the coding sequence ATGGCTCGTGTCCGCAAGCCTCGCAAACCTGCCGAGCAGCCAACCACGCTGCTGGCCGTGCTGATGGAAAAACATCTCGAAGACCTGCGCTTGAAGAACTACTCTGAGTACACGATCAAAGGGCGGCGTGTGCATATCGGCTTCTTCCTCGAATGGGTGGCCGACCGTGGCATCACCGAGCCAGTGGAAGTGACTCGCACGGTGCTCGAAGCCTATCAGCGCTACGTGTTCCATTACCGCAAGAAGAACGGCCAACCGCTCGGCTTCAACGCACAGCATGATCGACTGGTGCCGCTGCGTGTCTGGTTCCGGTGGATGGCGAGGAATCATCACATCCTGCATAACCCGGCATCGGAACTGGAACTGCCCAGGCTGGCGCAACGCTTGCCGAAGGCCGTGCTGTCGGCGGCGGAAGTCGAGCAGATCATGTTGCAGACCGACATCCATGATCCTCTGGGCTTGCGTGATCGGGCAATCCTGGAGACGTTTTACTCGACCGGGATACGGCGTCTGGAACTGGCGCAACTGAAACTGTGGGACCTTGACCTCGAACGCTCGACGATGACCATCCGCCAAGGCAAGGGCAAGAAGGATCGCATGATCCCGTTCGGTGATCGGGCGGCGGCTTGGGTACGCAAATACCTGGACGAGTCCCGCACGCAACTGGTGAGCGAACCTGACGAGCACTTCGTCTTCTTGTCGAATAGTGGCGAACCGTTTGCGCTCGACTACCTCACCGAACTCGTGAGCATGTACGTGAAGGCGGCACAGATCAACAAGCAGGGATCGTGCCATATGTTCCGGCACACGATGGCGACGTTGATGCTCGAAGGCGGCGCAGACACACGCTTCATCCAGGCGATGCTCGGCCACGCCGATCTGAAGACGACGCAAATTTATACGCACGTCGCTATCCGCCAGCTTCAGGAAATCCACCGGGCCACGCACCCGGCGAAGCTCACGAAGGATCGACCGACGACGAAGAGCGCCAGCCCGGATGCCGCCGACGTGTTCGCTGCGCTCGATGATGAGAACGACGAAGACCCGGAAGTGTAA